GAAGTTAAAATTCACAGTTAAATGAATTTCAGTGGTAGAGACAAAAAAAGTACTCACTCCCATTTAAAAcaaaggttacatttgactttattACGCTTACCGAGGCGCGTTTtgtaacgtgaatatctttagttacacattattaaaaattataaaatcttGATACTCtaatagcattcatgacgatgaatcaaacaagatctcgcatgactatgttttttcttatacattactaataataccaaagattctctacaattatgaatagtgccaaaaagtcaaatgtaacatttggtttggatgGAAGGGAGTAATAATTTAACATAAATTTGAAAACAATTTTGACATACTAAAACTTTTGATTGCACATAACACAAATGATGTGTATTTTCTCATTCTTCATATACTCAAATTATACAATGTACTAGTAATGCACTTTACATGTGGATTGAATCACGGAGGTAAAATTTTCACCTTAAACTTTGTTGTTTGTAACAGAAACCACCATGAATAACTCTTATGGGTTATTTTCATGTAATAAACTTTATACAAAAGTTATGTAAAACAAATCAACTTATATAAATATCACGAGGCGCCTGTCTTACCGGCTTACCCAAGAATTAGGAAATTCTTTTTACTACTCTTGGCCAATTTATTCCTTTAAATATTACTCCTGTTttaatgaatagtttacatttacttAATCTTTCGAgaggaaaataaaaaaaattaaactatTGACTGAGACGGAGAGAGTAATACGGAGTACTACTAAActactccctctcatccactcCAAAGGTAACATGAACTCactttttgtgagaggaaaaatgaattcatgttaccttttgagtggatgggagggagtctATACTAAATTACTAATGCTTTATTGCATAGAATGTGATTGTCTTGTTTTATATAGGGGGTGTATAAGTATATCTTCTTATCCAAAATTAAAATGACATGGATATTAAGGGCAAACAACAAAACTGAAGCATCAACGGAGCGTAGTCGACGTAATTAAGTAAACGTTAAGGGGCGCGGTGGTCGCAATAATCATGTGACTCCAATTCAAGAGTCGTTATAAGCATTACTCCAAAGTGCTCTTTCTACTTTACAGTTAACACATGCCGCCTCTCTTTCCCAAATAGTATATTTTTTATTATATTAAAATACAGTATCAGTTAGCTAAATCGGTAAAGTGATAAATTGTGTAATTTATAATCTAATTTCAAATCTCGTCAACAACAAATACGCGCGCCTATTGGCTCCCTTTGCATCAAAATACATAAATAATCGTATTGACACCTTAAACGTATGCAAGACTCGATGTTAAGTCAGCCCCTTTATTCCCCCACAAATActattatacaaccagttgtataataagcattgtacaactcTGTACATTAATTCGGGTTTATGTGATTTTTCTGAGTTTTGtaagagtttattttttttatgtttaagtgatgAGTTTAAAAACTTTAATGCGTAGCTCAGATTTttttaaacaaaactcgaaaatttTAGTACACAGCTCGGATTCCACATCATACAACTGCATACAACAAGTTGTATAATCTACTCATTGATATTCCTCTCCATTAGTGCAACAAGTACTCATTATAACTATACAAATTATCTCATATTTGTTTATGAACCGACTATAATATATACATGTGTAAATGAATGAAGTATAACATCCCAGAACTCTCTATCTATTATGTCAAACATATCAAAATTCATAACCCATATTATTTGGAAGGGAATAAAAAGAAAAGGTAAATTAAATTCCGTTCTAATTAAAGAAGGTTATATTATAACCACGAACATATACATACATCTCTGTTTTAATTATTTATCTTTTTAATTAAGAGTATATAAATACATAGGTTAGAGGGAGTATAACTGTATCACGGCATCCCCTAGTAGGACAAGTTTGAGATAACTTTCAAATGAGTTGGAGACACCCTAAACAAAAATTAATGCATTTAGAAGAAAAATGGACTTAGATGATTAATACGGTACATAATGCCTAATGCAATCCAGCTAATGTCTTCATGAAGTTTTGTCCTAGGAAGCCATGGTATGTATATACGGATACAAGTATACAACTACTAGCATTAGTTAAATGGAAACCACAAACCATTTCTAATCATAATTCTAACTAATCCTCTATTATTAACTCAAGTAGTTGAACTAAATTGTGTTTTTACTTCATCATTGAGGTTAAATTATAAGGAATCCCAAATTATAATAAGAGTAATATGAATTAGTCAACATTTTCATTTACTCCCTCCTTCTAGTCATATGTTTACACTTTCTTTATTTTATGAGGGTgaaataaaggaagtgtaaactAATGACTGGAACGGATAGAGTACTTCTTTAACTTTTGTCATGTCAATTGTTCAATTTGAATATACTTATTTTTACCTGGACCTCGTAAATTGACCAATGTGAATAATCTGATCTGTACATGATTTGACACCGAATTGAGGACTCGAACGTACTTAACTTGTAATTCGAATTGATCTGAGCTGAATACTCGCACATGAGCCAGCCCAAATTTACTTGTCTGACTCAATTGATCTGGTTGTCAGGTTTATTTTGCACCGTTTAACTTAATATGCTTTTGCTGGATAATGATATAACGGAGAAAAATCTTATATTTTTTTGTGGAGGTTAGGGATTAGAAGTATGATTAGCCTTTGTCTCATTTAACAACCAAACTCCTTAATAATACTCAACAATTAGTTTAATACACTCATAATTCCACctaattacattaaaataacaACAAAAGTTTTCTTTGTCATATAATTGGTTGGTCCACATTATTCTATATACCATATTCCATGGAGTATAACCTTCCAAGATTTATAATACCAAAACTAGTTGAAGTTTCATAAGAAACGAACAAAGTCGCCCACCTTAGTATACCTTACTATTCCTTATATATAAATGAGATGTAACCCATTACCCACACAATTACATCAATCATATCCCCCTTCAAAAATAATTCCaaaaatattaatatattaatttaaataaaaaaattttaaaaaaattcaataaaGTTGGCTTTAAGTCTTTAACCTCACTAAATTGAACCCACCACATTCACATTATTTTTGCCTTATATCTTTCACCTCTCCTTTATTTCATACACATAATACACACATACAACTTTCTtagtttctttttcttcttccaaaATCCCATATTTCTCTCTCCCAAATTTCAAATTTTCGGAAATTATTTTCCGTATTATCGACAAATTTatatttcattcattcacttaaaaaaaaacaagaaattcAAGTGAATGTTGAATATTGTTAATTGTTATAGTCTTATAGATGTCTAACGTGAGATGAAGAACAAAACCAATAATACCAACAATTTCTCAACCTTGTATTTCACATTTCTCACCACCTTTGCATTATTATTCATATTTCCACACCTCCAAATTCAAGTAAATGGAAATTTCATCGGTACGAGTACGTTAACCGACACCGAGGCGAGCTACATTCGACGTCGTCAGCTTTTATACTACAAAGACGAGTATGGTGACCGGGGCGAAACAGTTACGGTTCCACCAAACCTTGTGTTTGATAGTCCACGGCTTCGGGACGCGTACATTGCGCTCCAAGCGTGGAAACAAGCTAtattatccgacccgaggaacctGACTCGGAATTGGGTCGGACCTAATGTGTGTGAGTATACTGGAGTGTTTTGTGCACCTGCACTAGATAACTCTACGATCAATACCGTTGCTGGTATTGATCTTAACCACGGCGATATCGCCGGGTACCTTCCGGAGGAGCTAGGACTCCTCCGGGACCTCGCTTTGTTCCATATTAATTCAAACCGGTTTTGTGGGACCCTCCCTCGGAAATTCGCCTATTTGCGACTGTTATTCGAGTTGGATCTTAGCAACAACCGGTTCGCAGGACGATTTCCGAGTGTGGTCCTCCAGTTACCGAGTTTGAAGTTTTTGGACATACGGTTTAACGAGTTTGAAGGAAATGTCCCTAAAGAATTATTCGATAAGGACTTGGATGCAATATTTATAAACCATAACCGGTTCCGTTTCCAGTTACCGGATAATTTCGGGAATTCGCCGGTTTCGGTAATTGTATTGGCGAATAATGATTTCCATGGGTGTTTACCTCAGAATATTGTGAACATGTCCAATTTGAATGAAATTTTATTGATTAATAATGGGTTGAGGTCCTGTTTGCCGAGTGATATGGGGAAATTGAAGAATTTGACGGTTTTCGACGCGAGTTTTAATAAGTTGTCCGGGCCGTTACCGGCGTCTATAGGTGAGATTACTGGTTTGGAGCAGCTGGATGTTGCACATAATAGGTTAATTGGAGAAGTGCCGGAAAGTATTTGTGATTTGAAGAATTTGAAGAACTTTACTTATTCTTATAATTTCTTTAGCGGCGAGCCGCCGGTGTGTTTGCGGGTTAAGGCGTTTGATGATAAGAGGAATTGTATTCCGGGGAGACCGTTGCAGCGGAATGCCGCTCAATGTCAAGCGGTGTTATCAAAACCGGTGGATTGTAATGCGTTTAGGTGCAAGCCTTTTGTTCCTCCTGCGCCTATTTATCCTCCACCGGTGTTTTCTCCGCCACCGTCGCCTCCATCACCCCCACCGCCCTCACCACCTCcgccacctccacctccatcaccGCCTCCGCCATCACCCCCGCCTCCTTCACCGCCACCACCTCCGCCACCACCACCTCCATCACCCCCTCCACCTTCACCTCCACCACcttcaccaccaccgccatcaccaCCGCccccatcaccaccaccgccttcaccaccaccaccaccatcaccaccaccgccttcaccaccaccgccacctccCGTTTactcaccaccaccgccgccaccgtCACCACCGCCTCCATCACCACCGCCACCTTCTCCACCACCGCCATCACCACCGTCTCCACCACCGCCTTCACCGCCACCTCCCGTCCActcaccaccacctccaccaccgtCTCCACCGCCGCCATCACCACCCCCGCCATCACCGCCACCTCCCGTCCActcacctccaccaccgcctccacCTTATATAtactcatcaccaccaccaccgccaccttaTATCtactcatcaccaccaccgccgccgccatATTTATAttcatcaccacctccaccaccttACATCTACTCATC
This sequence is a window from Silene latifolia isolate original U9 population chromosome 8, ASM4854445v1, whole genome shotgun sequence. Protein-coding genes within it:
- the LOC141597323 gene encoding leucine-rich repeat extensin-like protein 4, with protein sequence MKNKTNNTNNFSTLYFTFLTTFALLFIFPHLQIQVNGNFIGTSTLTDTEASYIRRRQLLYYKDEYGDRGETVTVPPNLVFDSPRLRDAYIALQAWKQAILSDPRNLTRNWVGPNVCEYTGVFCAPALDNSTINTVAGIDLNHGDIAGYLPEELGLLRDLALFHINSNRFCGTLPRKFAYLRLLFELDLSNNRFAGRFPSVVLQLPSLKFLDIRFNEFEGNVPKELFDKDLDAIFINHNRFRFQLPDNFGNSPVSVIVLANNDFHGCLPQNIVNMSNLNEILLINNGLRSCLPSDMGKLKNLTVFDASFNKLSGPLPASIGEITGLEQLDVAHNRLIGEVPESICDLKNLKNFTYSYNFFSGEPPVCLRVKAFDDKRNCIPGRPLQRNAAQCQAVLSKPVDCNAFRCKPFVPPAPIYPPPVFSPPPSPPSPPPPSPPPPPPPPSPPPPSPPPPSPPPPPPPPPPSPPPPSPPPPSPPPPSPPPPSPPPPSPPPPPSPPPPSPPPPPPVYSPPPPPPSPPPPSPPPPSPPPPSPPSPPPPSPPPPVHSPPPPPPSPPPPSPPPPSPPPPVHSPPPPPPPYIYSSPPPPPPYIYSSPPPPPPYLYSSPPPPPYIYSSPPPPPYIYSSPPPPPPVHHSPPPHHHLPPPAPVYEGPLPPITALPYYSPPPPPFY